In Corylus avellana chromosome ca2, CavTom2PMs-1.0, the following proteins share a genomic window:
- the LOC132168877 gene encoding probable starch synthase 4, chloroplastic/amyloplastic isoform X2, translating to MIWPSNEEMEVKQGDIWRLFREAQHNILYLNKQRLMAIEELNKANREKQLLVARIKHLEAEKQAGVGKDKLSVCWELLLRLDSLVLTGMISTGEASDLRRLVMDQVVGVADASNDILQKNDAELLAELRHFSDRSKKTGFRIVHICTEMEPLVSVGSLASYVTGLSCALQRKGHLVEVILPKYTIMDLDEVQGLREIDAEYYSYFNGQLHGNKIWTGVVHGIGVSFIQPLYYSSFFNREKVYGYSDDFERFTYFSRASLDYIVKSGKQPDVLHIHNRETSIVGPLFWDIFVKQGLGGTRILLTCHDFDSQYLEQPDKLSLCGLDPPKLHRPDRLQDNTKTHLVNILKGGVVYSNKILIMSSIHSKGRIIRSFSHGLEHTLSTHKDKLVIAPCGFDNSIWDPSKDNYLPENYSAEDMKGKVVCRVALQHHLALSDNASAVLVGCIITEVSDIDLGNLKAVVRSATRTGVQFIFMDISKKSSKDRALEFIQELLKDENVRFLNEHDEALSHLVFAGSDIIMCQSFHDPVLQVPLKALKYGAAPIAVTSTDTTFRHFVDHNYESTKFSQFISSGFGRLSLSQALGEIENNPSRWKQKIMDAMAMDFSWDAECYDVHVSAYTAIKNL from the exons ATGATTTGG CCTTCAAATGAGGAAATGGAAGTGAAACAAGGTGATATTTGGCGACTCTTCCGAGAAGCTCAGCATA ACATATTGTACTTGAACAAACAACGTCTCATGGCTATAGAGGAGCTGAACAAAGCAAATAGAGAGAAACAATTGTTGGTTGCTAGGATAAAGCATTTGGAAGCAGAAAAGCAGGCTGGTGTTGGAAAAG ATAAGCTATCAGTTTGTTGGGAGTTGCTGCTTCGACTAGACTCACTTGTCCTCACTGGCATGATTAGCACCGGGGAGGCATCTGATTTGAGAAGGCTGGTCATGGATCAAGTGGTTGGCGTGGCTGATGCTTCTAATGATATCCTGCAGAAAAATGATGCTGAGCTTCTAGCAGAACTCCGCCACTTCTCAGATAGAAGCAAAAA GACTGGTTTTCGCATTGTCCATATTTGCACTGAGATGGAACCTTTGGTCTCTGTTGGATCTTTGGCATCATATGTGACTGGCTTATCTTGTGCATTACAAAGAAAGGGCCACTTGGTGGAGGTTATTCTGCCAAA GTACACGATTATGGACCTAGATGAAGTGCAAGGACTTCGAGAAATTGATGCAGaatattattcatattttaatggGCAACTACATGGAAACAAAATTTGGACTGG TGTTGTCCATGGCATCGGAGTCTCTTTTATTCAACCTTTGTACTACTCATCATTTTTCAACCGTGAGAAGGTATATGGCTACTCAGATGACTTTGAACG GTTTACCTATTTCTCTCGTGCTTCGTTGGACTATATTGTAAAATCTGGAAAGCAGCCTGATGTGTTACACATACACAACCGGGAGACTTCTATTGTTGGGCCTCTTTTCTGGGATATATTTGTTAAACAG GGACTTGGGGGTACTAGAATATTATTGACATGCCATGACTTTGATTCACAG TATCTTGAGCAACCGGATAAACTTTCACTGTGTGGATTGGATCCTCCTAAACTTCACCGTCCTGATCGTTTACAAGATAACACTAAGACACATCTTGTCAACATTTTGAAG GGTGGAGTTGTTTACTCTAATAAGATTTTGATAATGTCATCCATACACTCAAAAGGCAGGATCATTCGTAGTTTTAGTCATGGATTGGAACATACCTTAAGCACCCACAA GGACAAGTTGGTTATTGCTCCCTGCGGATTTGACAACTCCATTTGGGATCCTTCCAAGGACAATTATCTTCCAGAAAACTATAGTGCGGAGGATATGAAAGGGAAAGTTGTTTGCAGAGTTGCATTACAACATCACCTGGCGTTATCCGACAATGCTTCTGCTGTTCTT GTTGGATGCATTATCACTGAAGTATCAGATATTGATCTGGGGAACCTGAAGGCAGTTGTTCGGAGTGCAACCAGGACAGGTGTCCAG TTTATCTTCATGGATATTAGCAAAAAGTCAAGCAAAGATAGGGCGCTGGAATTTATCCAAGAGCTCCTCAAG GATGAAAATGTGAGATTCTTAAACGAACATGATGAAGCACTATCACATTTAGTCTTTGCAGGATCTGACATTATCATGTGCCAATCTTTTCATGATCCTGTTCTCCAAGTGCCA CTCAAGGCTTTAAAATATGGAGCTGCTCCAATTGCAGTAACCTCCACTGATACTACATTCAG GCACTTTGTAGATCATAACTATGAGAGCACAAAATTCTCCCAGTTCATCAGTTCTGGCTTTGGAAGACTCTCCTTAAGCCAAGCCCTGGGTGAAATT GAGAACAACCCATCAAGATGGAAGCAAAAAATAATGGACGCAATGGCAATGGACTTTTCCTGGGATGCAGAGTGCTATGACGTGCATGTTTCTGCCTACACGGCCATAAAGAATTTGTGA
- the LOC132172337 gene encoding protein spt2-like isoform X1: MRGYDRDELHGGIEDYDEYEEEGEELEDDSGEGQGEEEGYEEEEQEDPKPTKEELDYLSLRQRLKEQIRKQMKKENGSSLNSSNEKKKKLPHDNYGSFFGPSQPVIAQRVIQESKSLLEIQHLPSRLPNSLHGVCTNKKNSSTSKESRPGSRDQLPKVRSELKNKVQKLKDTRDYSFLLSEDAELPAPAKEPRPRNASFPNSEAGSTQVPLKSKKPLGNSGRHLHGMHGERKTVSVNGQSYSKTGSNKLTSANRPNSTSVETRKQLASNMGNGPGRPIGPKGLPLKKPVATMEKKALAPGAKNSIPGVQKPLTSKLKSSIPMQRLEQKRGLEEPKKAKMMPKQPMASSKPQINKPHKQVSSRPTSQDHRLKKKPPARYSDDEDGEKAISMIRQMFRYNPNRYDDYGDDSDMEANFEDIMAEEKRSAKIARKEDEEQLRLIEEEEERERLRKLKKRKLGR, encoded by the exons ATGCGGGGATATGATCGAGAT GAATTGCATGGAGGTATTGAAGATTATGATGAGTATGAGGAGGAAGGGGAAGAGCTAGAGGACGATTCTGGAGAGGGGCAGGGGGAGGAGGAAGgatatgaagaagaagaacaggAAGATCCGAAGCCCACAAAGGAGGAATTAGATTATCTTTCATTGAGGCAACGATTGAAAGAACAGATCAGAAAACAGATGAAGAAGGAAAACGGATCTTCTCTCAACAGTTCcaatgagaaaaagaagaaacttcCCCATGATAA TTATGGATCCTTCTTTGGCCCTTCTCAGCCAGTAATTGCTCAAAGAGTAATACAAGAAAGCAAGTCATTGTTAGAAATCCAGCATTTGCCATCTAGACTTCCAAATTCCCTCCATGGCGTATGTACT AACAAAAAGAACTCTTCAACCTCTAAAGAATCAAGACCTGGATCACGTGACCAGCTACCCAAAGTCAGAAGTGAG CTAAAAAATAAAGTACAAAAACTTAAGGATACGAGAGATTACTCCTTCCTATTATCTGAGGATGCAGAGCTTCCAGCTCCTGCTAAAGAACCTCGGCCTAGAAATGCCTCCTTTCCAAATTCTG AGGCGGGATCAACTCAAGTGCCATTGAAGAGCAAAAAACCTTTGGGCAATAGCGGCAGACATCTTCATGGCATGCATGGAGAAAGGAAAACAGTTTCTGTGAATGGCCAATCGTATTCCAAAACTGGGTCTAACAAGTTGACTTCTGCTAATAGGCCCAATTCTACCTCAGTGGAAACTAGAAAACAGCTTGCTAGCAACATGGGGAATGGGCCTGGCCGGCCTATAGGGCCaaaaggcttgcctttgaagAAGCCTGTTGCTACCATGGAGAAGAAGGCTTTGGCACCAGGTGCCAAAAATTCCATACCTGGTGTGCAGAAGCCACTAACTTCAAAGTTGAAGTCATCCATTCCGATGCAGCGCTTGGAACAGAAAAGGGGGCTAGAAGAGCCTAAGAAGGCTAAAATGATGCCAAAACAGCCTATGGCATCGTCAAAACCACAG ATAAACAAGCCACATAAGCAAGTTTCATCACGTCCGACTTCACAGGACCATCGTCTCAAGAAGAAGCCTCCGGCACGGTATTCTGATGATGAAGATGGTGAGAAGGCTATCAGTATGATCAGACAAATGTTCAG GTACAATCCCAACAGGTATGATGATTATGGTGATGATAGCGACATGGAAGCAAACTTTGAGGATATCATGGCGGAGGAGAAAAGAAG tgcaAAAATTGCGAGGAAGGAGGATGAAGAGCAACTTCGCTTGatagaggaggaagaggaaagagagcgGTTGAGAAAGTTGAAGAAGCGTAAGCTGGGCCGTTAG
- the LOC132172337 gene encoding protein spt2-like isoform X2: protein MRGYDRDELHGGIEDYDEYEEEGEELEDDSGEGQGEEEGYEEEEQEDPKPTKEELDYLSLRQRLKEQIRKQMKKENGSSLNSSNEKKKKLPHDNYGSFFGPSQPVIAQRVIQESKSLLEIQHLPSRLPNSLHGNKKNSSTSKESRPGSRDQLPKVRSELKNKVQKLKDTRDYSFLLSEDAELPAPAKEPRPRNASFPNSEAGSTQVPLKSKKPLGNSGRHLHGMHGERKTVSVNGQSYSKTGSNKLTSANRPNSTSVETRKQLASNMGNGPGRPIGPKGLPLKKPVATMEKKALAPGAKNSIPGVQKPLTSKLKSSIPMQRLEQKRGLEEPKKAKMMPKQPMASSKPQINKPHKQVSSRPTSQDHRLKKKPPARYSDDEDGEKAISMIRQMFRYNPNRYDDYGDDSDMEANFEDIMAEEKRSAKIARKEDEEQLRLIEEEEERERLRKLKKRKLGR, encoded by the exons ATGCGGGGATATGATCGAGAT GAATTGCATGGAGGTATTGAAGATTATGATGAGTATGAGGAGGAAGGGGAAGAGCTAGAGGACGATTCTGGAGAGGGGCAGGGGGAGGAGGAAGgatatgaagaagaagaacaggAAGATCCGAAGCCCACAAAGGAGGAATTAGATTATCTTTCATTGAGGCAACGATTGAAAGAACAGATCAGAAAACAGATGAAGAAGGAAAACGGATCTTCTCTCAACAGTTCcaatgagaaaaagaagaaacttcCCCATGATAA TTATGGATCCTTCTTTGGCCCTTCTCAGCCAGTAATTGCTCAAAGAGTAATACAAGAAAGCAAGTCATTGTTAGAAATCCAGCATTTGCCATCTAGACTTCCAAATTCCCTCCATGGC AACAAAAAGAACTCTTCAACCTCTAAAGAATCAAGACCTGGATCACGTGACCAGCTACCCAAAGTCAGAAGTGAG CTAAAAAATAAAGTACAAAAACTTAAGGATACGAGAGATTACTCCTTCCTATTATCTGAGGATGCAGAGCTTCCAGCTCCTGCTAAAGAACCTCGGCCTAGAAATGCCTCCTTTCCAAATTCTG AGGCGGGATCAACTCAAGTGCCATTGAAGAGCAAAAAACCTTTGGGCAATAGCGGCAGACATCTTCATGGCATGCATGGAGAAAGGAAAACAGTTTCTGTGAATGGCCAATCGTATTCCAAAACTGGGTCTAACAAGTTGACTTCTGCTAATAGGCCCAATTCTACCTCAGTGGAAACTAGAAAACAGCTTGCTAGCAACATGGGGAATGGGCCTGGCCGGCCTATAGGGCCaaaaggcttgcctttgaagAAGCCTGTTGCTACCATGGAGAAGAAGGCTTTGGCACCAGGTGCCAAAAATTCCATACCTGGTGTGCAGAAGCCACTAACTTCAAAGTTGAAGTCATCCATTCCGATGCAGCGCTTGGAACAGAAAAGGGGGCTAGAAGAGCCTAAGAAGGCTAAAATGATGCCAAAACAGCCTATGGCATCGTCAAAACCACAG ATAAACAAGCCACATAAGCAAGTTTCATCACGTCCGACTTCACAGGACCATCGTCTCAAGAAGAAGCCTCCGGCACGGTATTCTGATGATGAAGATGGTGAGAAGGCTATCAGTATGATCAGACAAATGTTCAG GTACAATCCCAACAGGTATGATGATTATGGTGATGATAGCGACATGGAAGCAAACTTTGAGGATATCATGGCGGAGGAGAAAAGAAG tgcaAAAATTGCGAGGAAGGAGGATGAAGAGCAACTTCGCTTGatagaggaggaagaggaaagagagcgGTTGAGAAAGTTGAAGAAGCGTAAGCTGGGCCGTTAG
- the LOC132168877 gene encoding probable starch synthase 4, chloroplastic/amyloplastic isoform X1, producing the protein MLTATSLNAAIPSPLRPPYPCTAHRKPVKARAVCCLRSNGDANSLYNKASPNAKSEGHDNAKMTQPSNEEMEVKQGDIWRLFREAQHNILYLNKQRLMAIEELNKANREKQLLVARIKHLEAEKQAGVGKDKLSVCWELLLRLDSLVLTGMISTGEASDLRRLVMDQVVGVADASNDILQKNDAELLAELRHFSDRSKKTGFRIVHICTEMEPLVSVGSLASYVTGLSCALQRKGHLVEVILPKYTIMDLDEVQGLREIDAEYYSYFNGQLHGNKIWTGVVHGIGVSFIQPLYYSSFFNREKVYGYSDDFERFTYFSRASLDYIVKSGKQPDVLHIHNRETSIVGPLFWDIFVKQGLGGTRILLTCHDFDSQYLEQPDKLSLCGLDPPKLHRPDRLQDNTKTHLVNILKGGVVYSNKILIMSSIHSKGRIIRSFSHGLEHTLSTHKDKLVIAPCGFDNSIWDPSKDNYLPENYSAEDMKGKVVCRVALQHHLALSDNASAVLVGCIITEVSDIDLGNLKAVVRSATRTGVQFIFMDISKKSSKDRALEFIQELLKDENVRFLNEHDEALSHLVFAGSDIIMCQSFHDPVLQVPLKALKYGAAPIAVTSTDTTFRHFVDHNYESTKFSQFISSGFGRLSLSQALGEIENNPSRWKQKIMDAMAMDFSWDAECYDVHVSAYTAIKNL; encoded by the exons ATGTTAACGGCGACTTCGCTAAATGCAGCGATCCCTTCGCCTCTTCGTCCTCCTTATCCATGCACAGCGCACCGGAAACCGGTTAAAGCTCGAGCTGTTTGTTGCTTGAG GAGTAACGGGGACGCCAATAGCTTATATAATAAAGCCTCACCAAATGCGAA GTCAGAAGGCCATGATAATGCGAAGATGACTCAG CCTTCAAATGAGGAAATGGAAGTGAAACAAGGTGATATTTGGCGACTCTTCCGAGAAGCTCAGCATA ACATATTGTACTTGAACAAACAACGTCTCATGGCTATAGAGGAGCTGAACAAAGCAAATAGAGAGAAACAATTGTTGGTTGCTAGGATAAAGCATTTGGAAGCAGAAAAGCAGGCTGGTGTTGGAAAAG ATAAGCTATCAGTTTGTTGGGAGTTGCTGCTTCGACTAGACTCACTTGTCCTCACTGGCATGATTAGCACCGGGGAGGCATCTGATTTGAGAAGGCTGGTCATGGATCAAGTGGTTGGCGTGGCTGATGCTTCTAATGATATCCTGCAGAAAAATGATGCTGAGCTTCTAGCAGAACTCCGCCACTTCTCAGATAGAAGCAAAAA GACTGGTTTTCGCATTGTCCATATTTGCACTGAGATGGAACCTTTGGTCTCTGTTGGATCTTTGGCATCATATGTGACTGGCTTATCTTGTGCATTACAAAGAAAGGGCCACTTGGTGGAGGTTATTCTGCCAAA GTACACGATTATGGACCTAGATGAAGTGCAAGGACTTCGAGAAATTGATGCAGaatattattcatattttaatggGCAACTACATGGAAACAAAATTTGGACTGG TGTTGTCCATGGCATCGGAGTCTCTTTTATTCAACCTTTGTACTACTCATCATTTTTCAACCGTGAGAAGGTATATGGCTACTCAGATGACTTTGAACG GTTTACCTATTTCTCTCGTGCTTCGTTGGACTATATTGTAAAATCTGGAAAGCAGCCTGATGTGTTACACATACACAACCGGGAGACTTCTATTGTTGGGCCTCTTTTCTGGGATATATTTGTTAAACAG GGACTTGGGGGTACTAGAATATTATTGACATGCCATGACTTTGATTCACAG TATCTTGAGCAACCGGATAAACTTTCACTGTGTGGATTGGATCCTCCTAAACTTCACCGTCCTGATCGTTTACAAGATAACACTAAGACACATCTTGTCAACATTTTGAAG GGTGGAGTTGTTTACTCTAATAAGATTTTGATAATGTCATCCATACACTCAAAAGGCAGGATCATTCGTAGTTTTAGTCATGGATTGGAACATACCTTAAGCACCCACAA GGACAAGTTGGTTATTGCTCCCTGCGGATTTGACAACTCCATTTGGGATCCTTCCAAGGACAATTATCTTCCAGAAAACTATAGTGCGGAGGATATGAAAGGGAAAGTTGTTTGCAGAGTTGCATTACAACATCACCTGGCGTTATCCGACAATGCTTCTGCTGTTCTT GTTGGATGCATTATCACTGAAGTATCAGATATTGATCTGGGGAACCTGAAGGCAGTTGTTCGGAGTGCAACCAGGACAGGTGTCCAG TTTATCTTCATGGATATTAGCAAAAAGTCAAGCAAAGATAGGGCGCTGGAATTTATCCAAGAGCTCCTCAAG GATGAAAATGTGAGATTCTTAAACGAACATGATGAAGCACTATCACATTTAGTCTTTGCAGGATCTGACATTATCATGTGCCAATCTTTTCATGATCCTGTTCTCCAAGTGCCA CTCAAGGCTTTAAAATATGGAGCTGCTCCAATTGCAGTAACCTCCACTGATACTACATTCAG GCACTTTGTAGATCATAACTATGAGAGCACAAAATTCTCCCAGTTCATCAGTTCTGGCTTTGGAAGACTCTCCTTAAGCCAAGCCCTGGGTGAAATT GAGAACAACCCATCAAGATGGAAGCAAAAAATAATGGACGCAATGGCAATGGACTTTTCCTGGGATGCAGAGTGCTATGACGTGCATGTTTCTGCCTACACGGCCATAAAGAATTTGTGA